Genomic window (Microcaecilia unicolor chromosome 8, aMicUni1.1, whole genome shotgun sequence):
TCAAGAAAGCCCAAGAAAAGCTATATAAGAAGGGCACATAATAGTAGAAAAACTTTTTATTATCTTGGAAATCTTTCTATACATGAGGTGTTTGACAATCCCAACATTACAATGAAGAAAAGACATGTGTGGTACACTAGGCAATGTGCAAGAAAGTCACCTAATACAGCTTCATCCTGGGGAAAACCCAGGCTTCAGGGCTTGATCCATAGGAAGTGATACAAGATGGAGGAGAACAAGTGTGCTCCAATGCCTCTGATGGTGGAAAGAAAGCTAGAGGCAGCTGTGGTTTCTGCTTGAGGAAACTCCTTGGTTTAAGGGCACAGACACAGTCTTCTATGCCACAATGACTTTTGCCACTATGTCCTTGCTGACTTATAAACAGTCTGCTTCTGGCTAGAGGTAACTTATCCTCCCATGACTCCAGCCAGTCCTGGGCACCAGTCTGATCTACAGACATACATGGTGGTGGCAAAGGCAGCTCATGGTTGCAGGCTCTGACTGCTGCTCCATTTAGTGATGCTTTTGTGGTGTACTTTGACTTGTCTGCCATGTACTTCTGAGCTGATGCCTCACTGTTCAAAACATGCACAGGGCAGGAGTGCATGGGGTATATTTTTTCTGAGCATAATTTCATGGTGCTCCTGAATTGCCTTTGCTCTGGACACAGCCCCCTGTAGGATGTTTTCCATTGTGAAGGGATCAATTTATTCATGCATGAACAGTCTGAGGTTTTGGGTATCAAAACTTTAGCTGTTCCTTCTTTGTGAATGTCCGAGTCCCAAAAACTCTTCAGAACATCAAAAGAAGTCTGAGCATCAGGTGCAGTCCCTTCTACATCCTGAATGTCTCTGAAGACAAAGGAATCCTTTGCCATGTGGCCCTGATGTTTGCCTGATAGACTCTCCCTTTGGAGCTCTTTTTCCAGTCCACACAGCTTTGGGCTCATCACCTGTCCACACTTGAACTGCTGTGGAAAGGTGAAAGCTTGGAAATTCTGAGAGAGCTTGCAACCTTGTGCCAATACGTCACTACCAGCAGCTGTGGAGTCCCTATCTAAAAAGGGAACATGATACTGATGAGTTTCAATTCTCTTCTGTGATTGCTTACAATCTTCCTCATTCTTTTCCAACTCACTACTTGTGACCCAGCCCATCCCTGCAGGAAAGTGTTCTTCCAGACCTTCTGTTGTGAATCCTGTACTCTGCGGAAGGCCACGCCTCAAAACTGGGGGCCTGGGGTGGGTTGCATTCTGCGCAGGGATTTCCGGGTATGCAGTTGCAGTAAAATAAAGACCAGGATGACCATAAATCTTCAACTCTTCAAACAAATCCAGACCATTCTTTTGGGTCGGTTCCTCTGCTACCTGTGTATGgaaacataagcacacaattcaCTGTCTATGGACACAACTAAAAAAGAAGCAAGGAGAACAGGAAACCACCTTACAGGAACACAAAGGCAATAAAACAAAGTAGAGGATACAAGAGTAGCAGCTCTGGGAGTGTACGCGAAAAAAATCTCACACAGGTAATTGTCCAGGAGAAAACCTTTATTTGCACCAGTATAGACCTGACACAGGACCATGTTTTGTGGGGcaaacccgcctgcctcaggggtcgcagAGACACCACAAACAAaacaataacatttaaaaatgtgttacaacacaatattaaaaaattaaaatattactATGAAcatatagaaaaataaaacaattaaaaaataacacAAATCTTGCAATGGACTGTGACAACTTGCAGTAACTATGTAAAATGTATAAAGTACAAAAATTGCTGCAAATAGTCTTAATGCAATATAGAGAAGAAAACAGTTGAATGTATTATGTGTATGTTCAACTTATATGAAAATACATACAGACATACATTGATTAAAACAAAGGTTAAGGCATTTATATgtatctgaaataaaaaaaactatgtgTATATCACTTGCATCACTTGTGCAAACAACAAGAGATGAAGTACTGACCTGACCTGATGGATGCTGGAaatcagtacagtcaaataacctGAAGCGAGTACCATATATAAATGTAAACTATAAAAGAAAAAACATGCACAAAAGacgtatcaaaaaaaaaaaggggataaAAGGCAtgtcaaaacaaatatataagaaaatgtaaatagaaaaaaataaatatacatacatcTATGAGTAAAAACGTGCATACAGGTGCCAACAGGAACAAGTAAAAGCTATATGGAttgaaaaaaagagggaaaaaaaaggaacaatactaaataaaactaaaaataagcaccagataaatgtagcaggaaaACATGGAAAACATAGATGAGAAGGAGATAAAAGGGGAAGAAAACATGAGCACTACTGGATACATATTACTAAACAGTGTAGCCAAAGTCTACTATTGATAAAACGTTTAGGGAGACATGCTGAAGAGTAGACCCCGCTATTCTGGGGAAGAAATATAAAAGCCATAAAAGCACAAAGAGTGGCAGACTAAGATATAGCAGGTGCATAAAAAAGGGGGAGAAAAATCTGATAAATTATATCGGGTGCACAAAAATGGGAGAAAAATCAGATAACCGCTAAGCAACTAACAACAGAAAAGTAAAAAGCTGACAAAAGAAAGGTAAAAATAGTACATGCTGCTATGAACTAACATCATAAAAAAACATCCTTTGGAAATAAggtgtatatctatatatctatatatatatatatatatatatagacactcAAAAAATGATGTTGCTTTGAAAAGGCATGGGGGTGGCTGAGACACTCCAAAGGGCGAGACAGCAATACTTTGAGTTTGGGAATAAGGCTTCAAGGATATtagcatataaattaaaaaaaaaaaaaaaaagaggatgcaAAATTACATATATGAAATTGAAGAACAGGGGGGACAACGGTTAACTTCAACAGAAGAGATTTAGCATTTGTGAACTTTTACAAACAACTTTATAGTGAGGATACACGCCCGGGGCTACAGATCATACAGGAATATCTAGATAAGATAGAACTGCCCCGGATTGATCCGGATCAAAATGAAAGACTTTCGGCACCCCTATCGCTAGAAGAGGTGAATTGGGCCATAAAAACTCTACCTAATGGAAAAGCCCCGGATCCCAATGGTTATACCAATAAATTCTACAAAAAGCTTTAGGAACATATTAGCACCCATACTAACTCGAACGCTGAACGCAATAGAGCAACAGACAGAGCTATATCAATTGTGGCGCTTAGCACATATAAGCGTCTTGCTGAAACTGGGGAAAAACCCAAGACAATATGGGTCCTACTGGCCAATATCGCTATTAGATACGGACTATAAAATATTTACTAAAATTCTGGCCAGAAGGATAAAGAGTCTACTGCCGAATTTAGTGCATGATGACCAAGCAGGATTCATAGAAGGTAGACAAACATTTGATAACATTAGAAGAGCTATCCACTTGATACATGAGGCAAATAGCATACAACAGCCGACGTGAATGCTCTCTTTGgacgcagaaaaagcattcgatagggTCCATTGGCCATATATGTTTGTGGTGCTGAGAAAAATGGGACTATCGGGGCGGCACTAGTCATTAATGGGGAACGGTCTAAGATATTTCAGTTGAGTAGGGGGACATGTCAGGGATGTGCCCTCTCTCCTCTACTATTTGCCCTTACAATGGAACCGCTAGCCCAGGCAATTAGATCGGAAGCCCGCATACGGGGAATTCAGATAGGGCAAAGGACACATAAAGTGATGTTATTTGCAGACGATGTCTTATTGATGATCATGGATCCCCAGAATTCTCTAGAGGTTCTTACACAATGTTTACAACAATTTGGAatggtgtctgggtttaaaatcaATATGTCCAAATCAGAGATAATGGGATTAAATGTACCAGAAGAAACAGCTAGGAGGTTACAACAACAGTTTCCATTTCGATGGGCAACGCGTTGTTTACGACATCTGGGAATTAATCTGACACCTCAAACACAGGAGCTATTTGAAGCAAATTTTCCCTCCaaaatacgagaattatttcagGATCTAGATCACTGGGAAGGCCTAGAGCTCTCGTGGATAGGGAGAATACAGgccataaaaatgatgatctTGCCTAACATTCTATACTTCTTCATGCACTGCCGCTCCCGATTCCCGCTACCTTCTTTAGACAACTAAAACGCAAAACATTTGCATTCATTTGGAAACATAAACCGCCCCGAGTGAAAGCTAGGATGTTATACATgcccaaaaaaaaggggggaatgggGGTGCCCAGTTTCTTTCAGTATTTTCAAGCAACACAACTcaggacaatggggagccggttgatattgtatatctggattttcagaaggcgtttgacaaagtgccgcacgaaagactcctgaagaaattgcagagtcatggaatcggaggtagggtattattatggattaagaactggttgaaagataggaagcagagagtaggattgcgtggccagtattctcagtggaggagggtagttagtggggtcccgcaggggtctgtgctgggtccgttgctttttaatgtatttataaatgacctagagatgggaataactagtgaggtaattaaattcaccgatgacacaaaattattcagggtcgtcaagtcgcaggaggaatgtgaacgattacaggaggaccttgcgagactgggagaatgggcgtgcaagtggcagatgaagttcaatgttgacaagtgcaaagtgatgcatgtgggtaagaggaacccgaattatagctacgtcttgcaaggttccgcgttaggagttacggatcaagaaagggatctgggtgtcgtcgtcgatgatacgctgaaaccttctgctcagtgtgctgctgcggctaggaaagcgaatagaatgttgggtgttattaggaagggtatggagtccaggtgtgcggatgttataatgccgttgtatcgctccatggtgcgaccgcacctggagtattgtgttcagtactggtctccgtatctcaaaaaagatatagtagaattggaaaaggtacagcgaagggcgacgaaaatgatagtggggatgggacgactttcctacgaagagaggctgagaaggctagggcttttcagcttggagaagagacggctgaggggagatatgatagaagtgtataaaataatgagtggaatggatcgggtggatgtgaagcgactgttcacgctatccaaaaatactaggactagagggcatgagttgaagctacagtgtggtaaatttaaaacaaatcggagaaaatttttcttcacccaacgtgtaattagactctggaattcgttgccggagaacgtggtacgggcggttagcttgacggagtttaaaaaggggttagatagattcctaaaggacaagtccatagaccgctattaaatggacttggaaaaattccgcatttttaggtataacttgtctggaatgtttttacgtttggggagcgtgccaggtgcccttgacctggattggccactgtcggtgacaggatgctgggctagatggacctttggtctttcccagtatggcactacttatgtacttatgtacttatgatactgGCAGCATGGGTTAAAGATGAAAGGAAGCCCTGGCTTCAAATAGAAAAACACTGGGTGGGACTTAATCACCCAGCGACACTACTGTGGTTGCCTAGGCCACGGTTACGTGCCATGGCAACACTTCTGCCCATGGCGCTACAGTTCCCCCTATTGACATGGAGTGTGATACGCCAGCAATTCTGCCCTGATAGACAATATTTCCGTAAAATGCATATAAGAGAAGCCCCTGGATTTCAATGGGAAGAAGGAGGAAAAGTATATAAGCAATGGGAACGGaaaggattaaaaactggttgaaggataggaaacagagagtggggttaaatgggcagtattcacaatggagaggggtagttagtgggggtcctcaggggtctgtgctaggaccgctgctttttaatatatttataaatgatttaaagatgggagtaactagcgaggtaattaaatttgctgatgacacaaagttattcaaagtcgttaactcgcgacaggattgtgaaaaattacagaaggaccttatgagactgggagactgggcggctaaatggcagatgacgtttaatgtgagcaagtgcaaggtgatgcatatgggaaaaatgaacccgaattatagctacgtcatgcaaggttccacgttaggagttacggaccaagaaagggatctgggtgtcgtcgtcgataatacactgaaaccttctgctcagtgtgctgctgcggctcagaaagcgaatagaatgttgggtattattaggaaaggtatggaaaacaggtgtgaggatgttataatgccgttatatcgctccatggtgcgaccgcatcttgagtattgtgttcaattctggtcaccgcgtctcaagaaagatatagtggaattggaaaagatgcagcaaagggcgacgaaaatgatagtggggatgggacgacttccctatgaagaaagactaaggaggtagGGCTTCcaagcaaagcctacacatcatgaattcctgggcagatgcatttcagctgaaactaaacgcagaaaaaacccaatgccttgtactcacatcgcaatacaataagaataaattcaccaccatcaacacacctaactaaacctaccagtttcggacatcctaaaaattcttggagtcaccattgatcgacacctaacacttgagaatcatgcgacaaacataaccaaaaagatgtttcactcaatgtggaaactaaaaagaattaaaccattttttccaaggtccgtcttccgtaatctggtacaatcactagtactcagtcatctggactattgtaattcactaaacgctggttgcaaagagcaaatactaaaaaaactccagacagcccagaacacagcagccagactaatattcggcaaaccaaaatatgaatgcgcgacacccctacgagaaaaactacactggctcccacttaaagaacgcatcacgttcaaactttgtaccctagtccacaagatcatccatggagacgctccagcctacatgtcagacctaatagaactggatataacaaaagagagggaacgaagtacaaactaaagtccaaacaaaaaaaacagcaccacgggcctttaaaaatggaacacagttctttaatgaatgagcctcattcattaaagaactgtgttccatttttaaaggcccgtggtgctgtttttttttgtttagacctaatagaactaccacccaggaacgcaataaaatcttctcgcacattcctcaatcttcaccctcccaattgtaaaggtctgaaatacaaattgttgcatgcatctaccttttcctatatgagcgcacagctatggaatgcactaccacgcaacttgaaaacggtccatgaactggccaatttctgcaaactactgaaaacttatctcttcgacaagatttatcacaaagatcaacacatgtaactgtacaatctttaatatatatatataggaatgtcttataacgtcttttgctgtaatacaaccatgtacttcatcaccatgtaacccaaaaccctctataaaccaaatgtgtattcttttctatttccagtatccatgatgtattgtaagccacattgagcctgcaaagaggtgggataaagggtatgatacatacctgtagcagttgttctccgaggacagcaggctgattgttctcacgactgggtgacgtccgcggcagcccccaccaaccggaaagaagcttcgcgggacggtcggcacgcagggcacgcccaccgcgcatgcgcggccgtcttcccgcccgtgcgcgaccgctcccgccagttgaatgacaagcaataaaattatgaaacacaactccaaaggggaggagggagggaaggtgagaacaatcagcctgctgtcctcggagaacaactgctacaggtatgtatcataccctttctccgaggacaagcaggctgcttgttctcacgactggggtatccctagctctcaggctcacgcaaaacaagaacccaggtcaattgaacctcgcaacggcgagggtacaacagaaattgacctacgaagaacaactaactgagagtgcagcctgaccagaataaattcgggtcctggagggtggagttggatttacaccccaaacagattctgcagcaccgactgcccgaaccgactgtcgcgtcgggtatcctgctggaggcagtaatgtgatgtgaatgtgtggacagatgaccacgtcgcagccttgcaaatctcttcaatagtggctgacttcaagtgggccactgacgctgccacggctctgacactatgagccgtgacatgaccctcaagagtcagcccagcctgggcgtaagtgaaggaaatgcaatctgctagccaattggagatggtgcgtttcccgacagcgacccctagcctgttagggtcgaaagaaacaaacaattgggcggactgtctgtggggctgtgtccgctccaagtagaaggccaatgctctcttgcagtccaatgtgtgcaactgacgttcagcagggcgggtatgcggcctggggaagaatgttggcaagacaattgactggttaagatggaactccgacaccaccttcggcaggaactttgggtgggtgcggagcactactctgttgtgatgaaatttggtatatggagcatgagctaccagggcttgaagctcactgaccctacgagctgaagtaactgccaccaagaaaatgaccttccagg
Coding sequences:
- the LOC115476748 gene encoding uncharacterized protein LOC115476748; amino-acid sequence: MTECNGRKDAEENTILQGLHQPFGCEEASLWVLPAARHSLRKIQSEQHGKVIGQKHLKVKHRRTKRERDNAKFGKILESRSVETVSRMYTSQPDFLHSVPRPSSRIVHKSTHVSNPVVITQNRLTQHLGIFNREVKSADIERLLSKEMESERNIAGKSTETEKDVGEEVSSVAKASLLKEIVKTSQLQLEKRGSGSSLQTVLDSSLVLENFSQCPSTADLQAEGMEHLQTPPLLSANGKENKPPQRTDPWPLKAPVKELADDLAAELNLYTVFPGRYLLGEAQKVIFLLLLDRHGKVPDVSEFAMRQKLGYSSNPRSLQATSSVEPRTFSEAESKGVSSRNPGESAYRKRRRKQRFPRHFSMSPATTPAHMLTELVAEEPTQKNGLDLFEELKIYGHPGLYFTATAYPEIPAQNATHPRPPVLRRGLPQSTGFTTEGLEEHFPAGMGWVTSSELEKNEEDCKQSQKRIETHQYHVPFLDRDSTAAGSDVLAQGCKLSQNFQAFTFPQQFKCGQVMSPKLCGLEKELQRESLSGKHQGHMAKDSFVFRDIQDVEGTAPDAQTSFDVLKSFWDSDIHKEGTAKVLIPKTSDCSCMNKLIPSQWKTSYRGLCPEQRQFRSTMKLCSEKIYPMHSCPVHVLNSEASAQKYMADKSKYTTKASLNGAAVRACNHELPLPPPCMSVDQTGAQDWLESWEDKLPLARSRLFISQQGHSGKSHCGIEDCVCALKPRSFLKQKPQLPLAFFPPSEALEHTCSPPSCITSYGSSPEAWVFPRMKLY